A genome region from Triticum aestivum cultivar Chinese Spring chromosome 2B, IWGSC CS RefSeq v2.1, whole genome shotgun sequence includes the following:
- the LOC123043513 gene encoding uncharacterized protein, translating into MGNCQAADAAAVVIQHPGDGKVERLHWPATAADVMRRNPGHYVALVVLHHVSGGGVDPDPAVAGEGAGARITKVKLLKPRDTLHLGQVYRLITSQEVTKAVQTRRQERTRGFDEATEQERPRLHRRRQPPRPRSDNAATETNGEQRQPADHQERKRLEKDRHHRSIAAARGRGRHWRPALQSIIESSSSSGGHADCEDILSK; encoded by the exons ATGGGGAACTGCCAGGCGGCGGACGCGGCGGCCGTGGTGATCCAGCACCcgggcgacggcaaggtggagcgcCTCCACTGGCCGGCCACCGCGGCGGACGTCATGCGCAGGAACCCCGGCCACTACGTCGCCCTCGTCGTCCTCCATCACGTCTCTGGCGGCGGCGTTGACCCcgaccccgccgtcgccggagaaggAGCAGGTGCCAGGATAACCAAGGTGAAGCTCCTCAAGCCCCGGGACACGCTCCACCTCGGCCAGGTCTACCGCCTCATCACCTCCCAAG AGGTGACCAAGGCCGTGCAGACGAGGAGGCAGGAGAGGACGCGCGGCTTCGACGAGGCGACCGAGCAGGAGCGGCCGCGGCTGCACCGGCGGCGGCAACCGCCGAGGCCGAGGAGCGACAACGCAGCCACGGAAACCAACGGAGAACAGAGGCAGCCCGCCGATCATCAGGAACGGAAGCGGCTGGAGAAGGACCGGCACCACCGGAGCATCGCGGCCGCCCGCGGCAGAGGCCGCCACTGGCGGCCGGCGCTGCAGAGCATCAtagagtcgtcgtcgtcgtcgggcgGACACGCCGACTGCGAGGATATACTATCTAAATGA